Within Scyliorhinus torazame isolate Kashiwa2021f chromosome 9, sScyTor2.1, whole genome shotgun sequence, the genomic segment ctgggtggagggtggagattgtgagggtcTGAGTGGAGGGTGGAGATTGTGAAGGACTGGGTGGAGGttgtgagggactggaggctggggattgtgagggactgagtggaggttggagattgggggggggggctgggtggagggtggagattgtgagggatTGGTTGGAGAGTGAAGATTGTGAGGTACTGGGTGGAGAGTGAAGATTGTGAGGTACTGGGTGGAGAGTGAAGATTGTGAGGGACTGGGTGGAGAGTGAAGATTGTGAGggactgggtggaggttggggattgggaggGACTAAGTGGAGGGTAGAGATTGTGAGGCACTGAGTGGAGGGTAGAGATTATGAGGGACTGGGTggaggctggagattgtgagggactgagtggatggtggagattgtgagggactgggtggaggctggagattgtgagggactgagtggatagtggagattgtgagggactgggtggaggctggagattgtgagggactgagtggatggtggagattgtgagggactgagtggagattggggattgggagggactgagtggagggtggggattgtgagggacTGAGTGGAGGGTGAAGATTGTGAATGACTGAGTAGAGGGTGAAGATTGTGAGGGactgggtggagattgtgagggactgggtggagattgtgagggactgggtggaggctggagattgtgagggactgggtggaggctggagattgtgagggacTGAGTAGAGGGTGAGGATTGTGAGggactgggtggaggttggggactgtgagggactgagtggagggtggagattgtgagggactgggtggaggctggagattgtgagggactgagtggagggtggggattgggagggactgggtggaggttggggattgtgagggactgggtggagggtggggattgggagggactgagtggagggtggggattgtgagggactgagtggagggtggggattgtgagggacTGAGTGGAGGGTGGGGATTGCGAGGGACTGGGTGGAGGCTGGAGATTGAGGTGGGACTGAGTggaggctggagattgtgaggggctgggtggagggtggggattgggagggactgagtggagggtggggattgtgagggactgagtggagggtggggattgtgagggactgagtggagggtggggattgtgagggactgagtggaggttggggattgggagggactgagtggaggttggggattgggaggGACTGAGTGGAGTGTGGAGATTGGGAGGGACTGGGTGGAGGCTGGAGATTGGGAGGGACTGGGTGGAGGATGGGGATTGTGAGGGACTGAGTGGAGGGTGGGGATCGTGAGggactgggtggagggtggggattgggagggactgagtggagggtggggattgggaggGACTGAGTGGAGGGTAGAGATTGTGAGGGACTGAGTGGAGGGTAGAGATTGTGAGGGACTGGGTGGAGGCTGGAGATTGGGAGGGACTGAGTGATGGTTGGAGATTGGGAGGGGCTGAGTGGAGATTGGGGATTGTGAGGGACTGAGTggagggtggagattgtgagggacTGGGTAGAGTGTGGAGATTGGGAGGGACTTTGTGGaggctggggattgggggggggacagggtggagggtggagattgtgagggactgggtggaggctggagattgtgagggactgggtggaggctggagtctgcacatcctccccgtgtgtgcgctggtttcctccgggtgcttgggttcctcccacagtccaaagatgtgcgggttaggtggattggccatgataaattgcccttagtgtccaaaattgcccttagtgttgggtggggttactgggttacagggatagggtggcggtattgaccttgggtagggtgctctttccaagagccggtgctgggccgaatggcctccttctgcactgtaaattctatgataatctatgatgattgtgagggactgggtggagggtggagattgtgagggacTGGGTGGAGGGTGGAAATTGTGAGGGACTGAGTggagggtggagattgtgagggacTGGGTTGAGGATGGGGATTGTGAGGGACTgagtggagggtggggattgtgagggactgagtggagggtggggattgtgagggactgggtggaggctggggattgtGAGGGACTGAGTGGAGATTGTGAGGGACTGGGTTGAGGATGGGGATTGTGAGGGACTGAGTGGAGGGTGAGGATTGGGAGGGACTgagtggagggtggggattgggagggactgggtggaggttggggattgggaggGACTGAGTGAAGGTTGGGGATTGTGAGGGACTGAGTGGAGATTGTGAGggactgggtggaggtgtgggttgtgAGTGACTGAGTGGAGGGTGAGGATTGGGAGggactgggtggaggttggggattgggaggGACTGAGTGGAGTGTGGAGAATGGGAGAGACTGGGTGGAGGCTGGAGATTTTGAGGGACTGAGTGGAGGTTGGAGATTGGGAGGGGCTGAGTGGAGATTGGGGATTGTGAGGGACTGAGTGGAGGCTGGTGATTGTGAGGGACTGGGTGGAGAGTGAAGATTGTGAGGGACTGAGTGGAGAGTGAAGATTGTGAGGGACTGGGTGGAGGCTGGAGGTTGTGAGGTACTGGGTAGAGGGTGATGATTGTGAGGGACTGGGTGGAGTATGGGGATTGTGAGGGATTTAGAggagggtggagattgtgagggactgagtggagggtggggattgtgagggtcTGGGTGGAGGTTGGAGATTGTGAGGGACTGGGTGGAGGATGGGGATTGTGAGGACTgagtggagggtggggattgggaggGACTGGGTGGAGGTTGGAGATTGTGAGGGACTGTGTGGAGGGTGGAGATTGGGAGGGACTGAGTGGAGATTGGGGATTGTGAGggactgggtggagggtggggattgggagggactgagtggagggtggggattgtgagggactgagtggagggtggggattgtgagggactgagtggagggtggggattgtgagggactgagtggagggtggggattgtgagggactgagtggagggtggggattgggaaTTActgagtggaggttggggattgggagggactgagtggagggtagagattgtgagggactgggtggaggctggagattgtgagggactgggtggagggtggagattgtgagggactgagtggagggtggagattgtgagggactgggtggagggtggagattgtgagggactgagtggagggtggagattgtgagggactgggtggagggtggagattgtgagggactgagtggagggtggagattgtgagggactgggtggagggtggagattgtgagggactgggtggagggtggagattgtgagggactgggtggagggtggagattgtgagggactgagtgtagggtggagattgtgagggacTGGGTAGAGTGTGGAGATTGGGAGGGACTTtgtggagggtggggattgggggggggactgggtggtgggtggagattgtgagggactgggtggaggctggagattgtgagggactgggtggaggatggagattgtgagggactgggtggagggtggagattgtgagggactgggtggagggtggagattgtgagggactgggtggaggctggagattgtgagggactgggtggagggtggagattGAGAGGGACTGAGTGGAGGGTGGAGATTGTGAAGGACTGGGTGGAGGGTGGAGCTTGTGAGGGactgggtggagggtggagattgtgagggacTGGGTGGAGGCTGGAGATTgtaggctggagattgtgagggtctgggtggaggttggagattgtgagggactgagtggagggtggagattgtgagggactgtgtggagggtggagattgtgagggactgtgtggagggtggagattgtgagggacTGAGTGGAGGGTGGAGTTTGTGAGGGACTGAGTggagggtggagattgtgagggactgaggggagggtggagattgtgagggacTGGGTGGAGGATGGAGATTGGGGCTTCCTGACAATTGTCATCTCTATTTGCAGTAGTGGGGATTTAAGCAATTCCTCTGCTGTAAGTATTTCTATGTTTCGTTTACTGTCTCTTAACACTAAACATTGGCCTTTTGACATCTTCAACAGGCACTGGGTAATGATCACTGTTACAGAATTATGTGGAGATAAAGGTGGTGACTTTACAAGGCTGACATGACCACATGTCCAAATATGTTAGTTTTTTATGCTTATCTTGCAAAGAGATATTTTATTTTATACTGAATGCATGCATGCATTCTGCCAAAGCGCCTGGTGACACGTGCATTAGTGAGGTGATGATAGTTGATGCTTTTCTGTCCATATGTTATCTTTGCCAATAATAATGTTTGTCAGTATGAAATGAATTTTGTGTGATGCTGATTCTGAGAAAGACATTTTCTCAAATGTTAGGTAACGCATCATTGAGCATGTTAGAGAATGACTCTTTTCTGTATCGGGGAGTGGTACTCATTTGGATCACCACGTAACTCTGAATACTATATTGAGAGTTCTCTGCGTATTTATATGAGACTCTAGAATTTTTGCTCTTTCATTTGAATTCTGAAGCAGCCCTGGAAGCTAACGTTTTAAATAAAATTTTCTCTGCGCTGTCACCACTGTGGGTGTGCCATCTGTGACTGTCCTTATGCACATTAACAGCTAGAAGACATTTAGTCAAGGAATTTGAGGACAACCGGCATCAATTGAACTATACCCTAAAGTTTCCAGCACAGAAATAAACCATTCAGCTCAGTTTGTCTACACTAGTGTTTATCGTCCGCATAATCCTTTTCCTGCCACCACCCTCGCCCTGCTGACTTTCAACATGTTGTGCTATTCTTTTCTCCCTATCTtgcttctccttaaatgcatctgtGCTATTTGGCTCAACTAGTCCTTGTAGTAACAAGTTCCACATACTGAACCCTCTCTGAGCAAGGGGTTTCTCATTTATTAGTTACTATCTTTAaatttacagggtgggtttctccgtcccgctgccagggactggattctccctcccgccgtgccagatttctggttcagcacgccggcgggatgctccatttcgccagctggtcaatggggtttcccactgtggggcagccccaaactgtcgggaaacccccgggctgccggcaaaatggagcatcccgaaggcggagaatccagccccagatttctggtgcggcacgccatcgggatgctccgtttcgccggctggtcaatagatttcccattgtggggcagccccaaactgtcgggaaacccccgggctgccagtaataaatggcagagaattcagcccacagTCCCTGACTTTGGTCTCTCCTGCAAGTCTCTCCGTCATGCCTAGTGTGAATACGTGCGCGCCTGTTAGATCACTGGAGACGCCGAAATAGGGAACTGCGCCGGACGCCGATCGATTTCCAatccaaccggcccgctcccgttggtgaTATCTGGATCCTGCCACAGTGTGCCGAGAAagaaataatcaccaattaaggccaagctCCATCTCATTCATGGGAAAGGACCCCCTACCGCACAttctcctgtgatctaaccggctccccagataGCAGTCACATGGGTGCCCttaagcacacctatttaaaagcgtgaagctagcgcaatggctgctgtggggatcggaggaggtgagtaaccatcatcGAAATGGGCAATCAGCCCAGGGGGTACCAGTGCTGCTGCCTCAGTGCTCGGAGCGAGTGGGGGAACTGGAGGTAGCAGGGGCTGGGGACGGACAGACCAGGTTCGggggtggtgttgctaacttttggttggttcaattggctctgttttataacctttgctctgtttctataaccttggctctagagtcgccaggtatctttatgataccgccacgaggttcaagttcaagtaatgatcaataactcaacacaccaacacaccaattagtaagattcaaatcaatacacatttattatacacagtaaattgctactcatgcataaactctactttctagactatttctataactaacaggcctatacttagcttcagactggcccaccaggtcaggggaacaaatggtctttcgttcgggttctgagtctgcgggattcaaaagctggtctggactggtaactaggagcacctatctcgtagcgagtgttgacttgagacttactttcttggaggccgccggacagttcactctcaggagttgcttcacgttgctgagtgaccctgtcaagaaggacgatttgaacttgggggctttgctttatagtccccagggtcttcccgcccttcggggcggaccctgtacctggtttcaagtgattggacttcgttccaatcacttggtttgatttctccaatgctggagcagttccctgatcgttggtctttaagtgtccgttaacctcttttgtgttggctcctgctggcgccgaggagtctggcttggctttgtttaccttaaaatgttttgattgttcccggggatcgctcattactatgtagatggctgctacattactatgcagatggctgcttgcatCAATGCTTTCTGGGTTTCTGCAgaatctaatacacagtaaacttgcacctgctagttttttgcctgtgttggctgaatttcccttcagcctttgctgttctccattttaagtcgggaagtggccaacacgGGTGGCTACAGTGGTCGGCCGCCATTGGTgggggggtcgcccctgggctaGGGGTGAGGGGCCAGCTCCTGTGGGTCCAACGTGTCTGGATCGTGTCTACCCATACCGGGGGCAACTTCAGCTGCTTCCTGTCCACCCAACTGAACACCCCTGGGACAGAGCCCTGTCCATGCTAATACGGGAGTGCATGTGCAAAGCAGGCCGGCCAGCACAACCGGCTCATTGGTTGGCACCTTGAAAAGGTGGGGAGGCTTGGAGAATTCGAGGGTCCCGAGGTGGAAGCTgtcactgattgtcagtctctcaccctctccaactccTTCCAGATATCACatgatggatgatattgtggaccccgcatgcagctgccctcatggtgctgcCTCCAGGCCAGACCGCCAGACACTGGAGAAGGCAATGGCAGCtgcatcgacagaggctcgaggcggaACCTCACGTGCAGGGCCccgccccataccctcatgacccgaccgcccatcaggctagggaggaacccagaggggtggCCAGCAACGGCCCAAagtgtacaggtgtcgctggtcgTTCAAAAAGATGTCAGACGAAATTGGGCCGTCACGCTCGGGACTGGAGGAGAAGGGAGGGACCGCAAACAAAATGCCCAAATTCCCGGTGGTCCTGTCCCTCACCACCAGCTTCATGTCGGCCATCACCGCGCTGGACGGCTCGGCCGAGGTCTACCGCAACAGTGCCGTCTTCGTCCTCTTCTCCTTCGCCTACGTCTTTGTGGTGGGCGTCACGGCCTACCTCTACCTGCCCGTTTTTTTCCCGCTCCGGCATCGCCAGCACCTCCGAGTATTTGGAATTGAGGTTCAGTAACGTGGTTCCTCTTGCTGACACTATTATATATATCCTGCAAACCATTCTCTATACAGGTGTGTGATTTATGCACCAGCACTGGCACTGAGTCAAGTGACTGGTTTTAATCTATGGGGTTCAGTGTTTGCGACAGGAAGTGTTTGCATCTTTTACCGCACCCTGGGTGGTTTGAAGGCAGTGGTGTGGACCGGCATGTTCCAGCTGCGTGTGATGGTTTGGGGATTTTTCATAGTTCTTATCCAAGGAACCATCAGTTTAGGAGGAAGCAGCAAGGTGATGAAGATAGCTGCGGAAGGCGAAAGACTCAATATATTTGATTCTTCTACAGATCCTTTGAGGCGTCATACATTTTGGACCTTGGTAGTAGGAGGCACGTTTACCTGGTTAGGAATTTATGGAGTGAATCAATCCATCATCCAAAGATGCCTTTCGTGCAAACCAGAAATACATGCCAAAATAGCACTGTTACTGAACTCGTTTGGACTCTGGGTGATCAATATCTGCGCCGTGTTCTGTGGGCTGATTATGTATGGGTTTTACGTAAACTGTGATCCTTGGATTGCAGGGTTCATATCAACACCAGACCAGCTAATGCCCTACTTTGTTATGAATATATGGTCGCACTTCCCAGGGCTTCCTGTACATTTTGTAGCCTGCGTATATAGTGGCACACTTAGCACAGTAGCTGCCAGCATTAATGCGCTGGCGACTGTAACGTATGAAGACTTTGTTGTGCATTTTTTCCCCAACTTGTCAAGCAAGATGAGCACCTGGCTCAGCCACGGCCTATGCGTGATGTTTGGTGTAATTTGTACTTCGATGGCAGTTCTGCCATCCTTCATGGGAGGAATTATACAGGTAGCACTCAGTATTCACAGCATGTGTGGGGGGGCCTATgcttgggttgttttccctggGCATTTTATTTCCTTGCACAAACTGGATTGATGCTGTTGGAGGCTTGGTAACTGGAGCAACTGTAGCGTTCTGGCCTGCAATTGGTGGGTTTGTTAACCCTGCACCAGTATCAAAGATAGACAGTGACCCTTATCTTTAAGTACCAGCGGTTGCATTCCACTGAACACATCGGAtcataggacccgggggcacagccttcaataaaagggagtcactttagaacagagatgaggataaatttcttcagccagagagtggtgggtctgtggaattcattgccacagagggcggtggaggccgggacgttgagtgtttttaagacagaagttgataaattcttgatttctcgaggaattaagggctatggagagagagcgggtaaatggagttgaaatcagccatgattgaatggtggagtggactcgatgggccgaatggccttacttccgctcctatgtcttatagtcttatggtataTTCAGTCCATTGCCAACCAAAGCCCACAAAGAAATAGACAGGGCTGAAATATAGACCGGAAGTGAAGCCTTCGTGAACCAGACCAGTCTGCAATTTGATTTGCATTTGGTTGGAGCAGTTCAAAAAGACCCGTTGGTATGGTGTGCTTCGCAGAGGGAGACCCAGCAGAGGCTGACCAGGAAAAGCGAATACAAGGTGATGAGTTGACAATGAAAATACCAACAGAAGAAGAGCTCAGTCAGGAAGGATTGAAAATTTCAACTATTTATGTCCGAGCACAGCAGCCTGATAGTATTGCTGATGCTGTTCCAGATGCAGAAATTGCTGTTCGTAATGCTGATTCTGTTCAAGATACAGAAATTTCTGCTAGTAATGTTGATGCTGTTAAAGATACAGATCTGTAGTTGCGCAAGATATTTGAGATGGATGTTAAAGAACTGTGAATTTGAAATTAACAAAAGTGAACTGTTATTAAAGGAGCTGATGAAACAATCATTTGACCCACATATAAGTTTAAAAAAtcacaggtgggattctccggcctcccagcctcgTGTCCCTCGGCGGCTGGAGGCACGCCGTTCaccggcggtgggattctctgctcccgctgctgtcaatgggatttcccattgaagccacctcacgccgCGGGGGAACCCCCGGGGCGAGGGTACTCTGCCAGTGGGCCCAGAcagtcccgccaccagcgaacggctggAAAATTTGGCCCATATGTTTGCGAATGGTTAACGAGCCAAATGGGGAAAAAGCTACTACCTAGCCATTCGGAGCTGTACACTTCATCGGACACTTGCAAAAGGTCCCCCAATTCAACAGTGGACAGCCGGGTGGGTGGCAGGGCGGACTGAGTGCTGAGAGCTCTCGCCATTAATTAACTCTTCAATAAGAGTACTTTCAGAACAACTGGAAT encodes:
- the LOC140429936 gene encoding LOW QUALITY PROTEIN: sodium-coupled monocarboxylate transporter 2-like (The sequence of the model RefSeq protein was modified relative to this genomic sequence to represent the inferred CDS: inserted 1 base in 1 codon; deleted 2 bases in 2 codons), which codes for MSDEIGPSRSGLEEKGGTANKMPKFPVVLSLTTSFMSAITALDGSAEVYRNSAVFVLFSFAYVFVVGVTAYLYLPVFFRSGIASTSEYLELRFSNVVPLADTIIYILQTILYTGXVIYAPALALSQVTGFNLWGSVFATGSVCIFYRTLGGLKAVVWTGMFQLRVMVWGFFIVLIQGTISLGGSSKVMKIAAEGERLNIFDSSTDPLRRHTFWTLVVGGTFTWLGIYGVNQSIIQRCLSCKPEIHAKIALLLNSFGLWVINICAVFCGLIMYGFYVNCDPWIAGFISTPDQLMPYFVMNIWSHFPGLPVHFVACVYSGTLSTVAASINALATVTYEDFVVHFFPNLSSKMSTWLSHGLCVMFGVICTSMAVLPSFMGGIIQVALSIHSMCGGPMLGLFSLGILFPCTNWIDAVGGLVTGATVAFWPAIGGFVNPAPVSKIDSDPYL